The window cccaaccgatgtgggatatcacaaattcacccctcttcagggctTTGTTCTACTACCCAATCAaggtggaatctcacaatccatcccccttcaaggttttgttctcctccccaaccgaggtgggatctcacaatccacctacACCCctaagggtgtttcgttctcctccccaaccgatgtgggatctcacaattcaccccccagggcttcattctcctccccaatgtgagatctcacaattcaccccgttcaggacccagcgtcctgtggcactcattcctttctccaatcaatgtgggacccttaacaaatccacctctttggagccaacgtccttactggcacaccacctcgtgtctaccccttcgaggaacaacctcctcattggcacattgtccggtgtctaactctgataccatttgtaacagctcaagccctccgttaacagatattgtcttctttaggctttccctttcgggcttacacccttataaagaacgtttcgttctccttccaacggacgtggaatctcacacatTTCTTTAGGTTTCTAATCAGCTGAATCAAACCCCCCACATGATCCACTTTCTTAGACTAAACAAACCCAATAATCATAAAGAACCAAAGAACCAGAAACTTCAAATcacaaaaacagagcaaaaattCCGTAGTAATCAACAAAAGAacacaaactcaaaattcaaaactttacaCAAACCTGAACTTGCTTTGCCTTAACATAGGGAGAGTCCCCAGAGGGAActttatgaatgacatgaaaaagATCAGGTTTGTTGACAGAATTGGGTGTCGATCTTTTCCTCTCTGAAAACGCCGCCGTTTGCGGTGACCGGAAAGGCCTCGATTTCCACGACGGCGAAGGGGTGGAAAATCCCCTGCCGGGTAAGTTGTTCTTGCCGCTGTTCATCCACATGGGTGGCATAATCCCCTCACAAATTCCACTGAATTTTCCCGAGAAAATTTTCGCTTTCACTTTCTCGCCCAAgaaaaacaagttttcttttgTGGGTTTTAAATTTCCCTTCTTGGGTTAGaacacttcttcttctttgaatcTTGCATGGGATTATTCTGGTTAGAACAAATACGGAGAGAAGCGATGATGATGTCCTGTGAAGTggggagaaggaaaaaaaaaaagtagccgttttattaattactagccgttgaaaatttcaattacTCCACACGTGTCAAGACTCAAGTaacgggtcgggtcgggtcgggtcacTTCCCGGGTTccgggtatttttttttttaaattcaataatagcTCGAGTAGTTCTTCATTTGCTGCAATTCCACTCCCAAAAAACTTGATACTCATGTGCTGATTCTGTCAAATCCTCGATTGGGTGTTCCATTTTCAATTTGTGAATCAAAACCGAGATCTAAGTGGCCCGATCCGCAAACCCGAACTGTTCTCTAGTCGACTCGTGATTgcaaaatttgtaaaattagATCCTTGAAGTATTACGTTATCCGCCAACCCTGAAAGGAtcgttgggagaggagtcccacgttggctaattaagaggaaaatCATGGTTTGTAAGTAAGAAACATTATCtttattggtacgaggctttttgAGAAAACCGAAAGCAAAGTTATGAGGGCTTAGCTCAACGTGAACAATAATCGTACTATTGTGGAGGCTTGTAATTACtaacatgatattagagttATATCCTTAATTTAGTATAATTTAGTCATGACTATAGAATTCTCAAGTGACgaataaaaaagttgtgagcttcgaaggtgtagtcaaaagtgactcaagtacCGAATAATGGGTGTACTttgtaggggtgtacattcaacccgacaacctggaccaacccaacccgaactataagagttggattagcatttcgagtagggttgggttcatttttctgaacccgaactgaatcggttcgATTTTGGGTTCATGGGCAAAACCTTCGAgttgacccgagccaaataaaaatatatataatatattaagaatcatTCCGTATTAACCGGTTTTCTAAAATAGTACTGAAGTCAGGTTTTCTAAGTCACATGTTTtgattagaatatttttatatattttttattaaccaactcagtaaatgttttttttttcttcaataattatagattgatttgtgtttatgAATTGTTTTaccataattataaattgtggataaataaaacttaaaaaaaaaaattgacaactacCTACTGgacccaactcgaaaatagagggttgggttgtgaaaaatttcaggttgagttgggttaccaatccaaccaatccgaacttttgggttgggtcaaaaaaatcctccAACCCGAACCATGTACACATCTACTAGTTTGTTTGAGTGCTTTAGAAGAGTAAAGTCTTGATTAAGGAGAGACTCTTTGAGAGCTTCATAAGTCTGAGGCTCTATGACATCATAAAGAAAACCATGAACCAAACGACCCCGGGAAAAACACCAAACAAGACAAGCAAAcgaacaaaaaggaaaagacaaAAATGCCCTTGGCCAGAATCTCACAGGGTCAAAAAATTCCATAGTGGAAGGGACAAAAGGTGGAAATTCCTTGTATTAATCAAaacatgttcttttttttttttacaactGATTACACTAACAAGGTGAGCTAAACTGAGACTTCATCTAATTCAGAAATAAGAAGCTAATgatacaaaacaaaacaaactatATGGACGAAAGATCTTCGTATATCGTCTTGATACCAGGACGTTCCGAGACGTTTCGAATACATCGTAAAGCTATACCGAGCACTTCCTTCATACCCTTCTCTGCTACTGCATTGCTCATTTCCGACAACAATATCGTATCGAAACAATCAGATCCCCGTCCTTCGGCTACCCGTAAACGGACCCAATCTGTTAGATCGACCCCTCCCTCTTCACCAGAGATCACATCACCAGCACATCTTCCAGTCAGAAGTTCCAACAGCAACACTCCAAATGCATACACATCCGACTTGAAGGATGGCTGTGGCTTCTTCGAAGCTGCCAACTCCGGGGCACGATATCCTAACACCCCGGCGTCAAGAATCTGTTCGACGGTGCCAGCATTAGTCATGAGACGATGAAGGCAGTAATCAGCTATACGAGCATTCAGGTCTGCTCCATCTAGTAGTACATTCGTTGCCTTAAGGTTCCCGTGTGGAACAGCTCGATCGAAATGGAGATAGTTCAGGCCACGTGCGATATCAACGGCTATCTTGAGTCTTTGAGCCCATGTCAATGGTCGTTTTCGTCCCGGACGATCTGCAATCAAGTTTTGTTATTTCCAGGAAACGATTCAAACTCGAAGCAAGAAAGAATCATCTGAAAGATCGATCTTACCATATAAAAAGACTGCGAGATTTCCGAGCGAGATATAGTCCGAAAGAATGAGCTTCTCGTGCTGTGTAGGACCCCAATAATACCCTCTCAAGCCAACAATGTTCGGATGTCTGATATTCGCAAATTTTTTCGCTTCCTTAGCAAATTCCTTTCTCGGCTTCGCTACGCCTTCTCTTAACCACTTAACCGTTAAGAACATCCCGCTCTCGAGTGTCGCCCTGTAGGACGTGCCATGGCTGCTTCTCCCCAACACTTCAGCTGGAGCTCTGGATAGTTCCTCTGGTGTCAACGAGATCGAATCatcaagaaaatgaagctcACCAACCAAACGATCGGGCGATCTCACGTCCAGTCTACCAAGGTTTTCACCAGTAAACGAATCACCCGACTCAGGTGACCAAGTAAAATGACTACTTTTAGCTGGGGAGAAACCAGTTCCTGCAGCTAGTTTCTCGTCCGGGCTGATTATCTCAGACGACGACCCTTTCCTCGACGTCACAAGGTCCTCAGCCGAAACAACCAAATTGCTACCGGTTCCAGTTCCACCGACGCCAGCGGAGCTAAGAGAACTACGCCTCTGAACGTCCTTAGTTGTGGCAAGCTCGGGCGGATTCTTCCTTGATATACAAATATAATGAAAGAAGATAGCAAGGAGTATAATAATAACCAATGCAATCACACATGAAACTATTATGATTACTTTAACAATTGTGTTCATTCTCCTTCTCCCTGTTCTAACATCTGGATTATCACTCGATCCCGGACCGTTTCGAAGAATCAGTCTTGAATTTCCAGGAAAGAACGAAGAACGTGGAAAAGCTTCCAGATTTTCAGGGACCAATCCCGAGAGATCATTAAACGAAACATTGAAGTTCCGAATATTGCTCGACAAGTTGCTCGGAAGGGGCCCTGTGAAGTGATTTTGTGATATATCCAACGAGATCAAAGCACTCAGATCGGACATCGACGTAGGCAACGATCCCGAAAAGTTATTTCCAGCAATATTCAGCAATGTAAGATCGGTTAAAGAGACAAATTCATCAGGGAAATAGCCACCGAGCTGATTATGAGAAAGATCAAGAACGTTAAGGTTCGCTCGACCCGGTGAAGGAAGCGAGAACTTAACCGTACCACGAAGTAAATTATTATCCAAATAGAGCTCTTCCAAAGTGGGCATTGTGAGTAAATCAGCTAACAAAGGTCCATCGAACTGATTCGAGCTCAGATCAAGGACTCGAAGCTTCGGATACTTCGTAATAGCACTCGTAAGTGAACTACTCAGAGTATTATGAGAcaagtttagaaaatttaacCGTAAGAACTGCAGAGATGCATCGGGGATAGGCCCGTTCAAAAGATTTCGACTGAGATCAAGGAATTCGATGTTCCCCCACTTGATCATTCTTGTTAAATTTCCCTCAAATTTGTTGTTCGAGAGATCAAGCACGACACAACTTCCAGTCAGCAATGGAAGCTCACGCGTAAGCTGATTCGACGACAGATTGAGTATGCGTAGCGTGGTCGACGTGATCATACTTATTGGCCCTGAGCGATACATTACTCCGTAAGTGCTTAATCAAACTAGAATCACATAAAActatgaaaaagaagatatgGTTCGATACCTGAGAGGTTGTTGCCACTCAAATCGAGCTCAGTTAAAACCGAAGCATCGCCTTTCAATAGATTATTTGGAATAGCTCCCGAAAATCTGTTGTTACTAAGCTTCAAGATTTGAAGATCATACACGAAACTAAAACCGGGTAGCTCTCCGGAAAGCTGATTGTAGCTTAAATCCAATGTTTTCAAGTTTTCGAACACCGATAACTCGCCTCCAGTGACCAACGATCCCGTAAGCTGGTTATGACTAAGGTTTAAATACTTGATAGTATCAGAAAGTTTAGGCAAAAACTTCCCATGCTCCATATCAGAGCTCATTAGCATGTTGCTACTAAAATCAACATAACTGACTTccgaaagaagaaaaaaatcgaCATCGAGCGTGCCATCGAGCATATTACCGTGCAAGTCAAGCACCTCAAGATCTGAAATAAGCTCGAAACCTTTCGGAATCCTCTTAGTAAAGCCATTAAAAGATAGATTCAAATAAACCAAGTTCATCAGCTTAGTCAATGTCGTAGGAAGCGACCCCGAAAACGAGTTACGACTCAAATCCAACGAACGGATTGATCGAAGACCAACAATCGGATCAAGAGTACCAGAGAAGTTGTTACCAGCTAATGATATGTTTTGCAAGCTAGTTAACTTGCTAATCCCCTGAGGTAAAGACGACGAAAACAGGTTATTCGAGACATCAAAGAACTCGAGGCTTCGAAACTCGCCTATATTGTCGGGTATCTTCCCCGATATCGAGTTGTTCGACAAGGAAAGCTTTACAAGTTTCGTGAGATTCGAAAAAACACTCAAATCTACATCAGCTGAAAGGCTCAAACTCTCCAAAACCACTCCAGCTACACTTCCATTACTGCAAACAATCCCATTCCAAGAAGAAGGACAGCCATTAAAATCAATGGACTCCTCATTCCATGAACTAAGAACAAACCCAGTTGGGTCATGCTTGATACCCTTCTTGAACTCAAGCAGAGCCAAGATATCTTGTGAAGGGAGCTGAGCCACAGTAGaaaccaataaaaatgataCCACCAAAATCCTAATGGCTATCATTTCAAGCTACTCAAAAAGCCAAAGATTCTTAGAAcaaatgaacacaaaattcaacaaaaaatgCAGAATCTCAATGGGTTTCCAAGAACAGCCACACACATTCTAATAGATTCAGAGATTTCAGCACAGAAAATGGAGGATTTCCCCCACAAAAGCCCCTGTACAGAGTAATGCAGCGATTACCCATAAACAAAATccacaagaacaagaacaaaatcttGGGATTACAGAGAAACAAAGAGCATAAATCAATAAGAACAACAAACCCagaaagaagaacagagaaatgGGTATTCAAACAAGGAACTAGACGGCATTAAAGAAGATGGGTCTCAAAGATTTACCCacaaaaaaccctaaaacaagAGTTGATTAAGGTGTTTAATGGAGAAACGATGAAAAATGGGGTTGTCTTCGCACTCAGACGCCCTGTTTAGTGAAGcgaatgcatgtgagtgatgCGAAGAAGAACCCCACAGTGATTAAGCAAttttggagagaaaaatgaattaatgggagaaatcaaatataaaataatttagattccTTCTTTTGAGGAGGCTCAGTGTCAGTTTATCAGACACCAAACAGTACGCGGAAAAATGGTGTAGAAATTCGCGAGAAAATGGTGTATTTACCCGCCATTGTCGAAATTGGAAGCTCATCCAATTctaattcttccattttcaatctcaatttctttttaaaattcatataatattaaaatatcgaTACTCGGATAGCTACGAGTGTTTTATCCACTAAATTCTATTAGAAATAACATGTTTTAGtgtataaatttgttaatgtCACGAACAAATTTTAGCTAAAGCTACGTTATATTCATTATAAATAATCGgtatgttagacgaacacgactctccacaaccgtatgatattgtccactttgagcataaccttttgtggctttgctttaggcctctccaaaaggcctcgtaccaatgtagagagtattcattgattataaacccatgatcattccctaaattagccaacgtgggactttcatcatctccAACACGGTATAGGTCACTGAAGCTGCAAGATTGAAAGGTTCAAAAGACTAAATTTCACCCCGtatgcaattttattttccgcTCGAACAAATAAGTTGTGTCACTCCAGATTacgaaactttttttttcttctagaaaGCCTTCTGTTACATTCGTCTTAAGCTGATGACGAGCCTAAGcttgaaattttgtaaattttgtacatttttaatttaaataaaatttatatttaaaaaaatgtatcgAATTTGAACATCTAACTTATACTCCATTGAtattaaagtattttaattttaaaattatatatatattatatatttttggtatatttagaatttttaaaaggcaaatttaaaaatattattatgtgaaattattaaaaataataatgggggaatttgaaaaaattaataatgcaaatatagtaattatatttaattcacaaaaataataaacagtCATTTAGTtaatctctaaaatttaattatacgGTTTTTAGTAATTAACCGTAtaaagaattttgttttttcagaATAAATaccttttattatatttataaatatagagataaattaaactaaattgaCGATactttgttaaaaaatatatattttgtaaggctaaattaataaaaatatatttaaattttgtaatttgtctaaaaatactcttaaaacttttaataattatcttaaaattttttaaaatatttaaaaaatattatgaaaataaaataccttaaacttttaaaaattttaaaagttttttaatttttttattatatattttttaattttttaaaaattttaaggtatttaaaaaaaaatccatttaataacttcaaatttagctaattttgtaattaatttagcGAATTATTGTCGAcgtttttgtaaaataaagtGCCACGTAGGATGGTAGGGGCCACAATTCCCCTTTGACCAAGATTTCCTTGCTGACTCATTCCTATTGGTCCAGAGTGATGAGAGGTGAAGTAGGTGCAAAATATAATTGCAAGCGGGGTCCACTAAGCGGCCAATAATAATATGACACGTAGGACACCTTTTTGTCTTTATTGTGCAGTCCTTATCATGGTATGTGTGAGCATGTGGTTGCGTGAAATACCACAATGTGGTccccaccaaaaaaaaaaaaaaagcatttttggtttttaattgaaattatatatatatttttaccatttttatttttattttttaagttaaattattatatttatattattgataaAACGCTCGTAAGAAGTTGCACATTATTCGTATAAGtagtaattttcaattcttttaagtatttcttaactaTCTCAGGCCTAAAATCGCTTTTATTTAGATGTGgtttcagttcattcatgtattttttACTTACATGGTTGTCACAGTTAATAAGTTCCgaaacttattaaataatttaaaagtttttatattattaaatttataatttaatatttatatgaagaaataaatttatgagttaaaaattaaaaatgaaaattttagcaaaaaataattaaaaaaacatatcacAAACATGGGGACCAATATTTAATATGAGGCCAAAAACAATATGGAAAGTGATTCCactttgagaaaaaaaaaatatatatatatataatattttcagaaaaataaaaaagatattaagaGATATACTTTacatattaataatattttggatataaacctttttaattaaatattgttaaatatgtttaatggcgttaaattgaattatttattctattaaacataatttataaaaattggaCCTTTTATTATTCAAGATGAAGACAAAAGGAATTGtcccttatatatatatatatatatatatatatatatatatatatatatatatattattataagaaGGAGAAGGTGAACCGGCAAATTGTCGATGCCTAAACATCAAATGACCCATAAACGTCTTTACAAACTTTTTGTGTTAGGAGGAGCATTCGTGCCCCCTCTGATGCCTAAATCAAACCTGGTGTAAGTCGCGCCAAGGATTTTAAACGAATAAATTTGCCCCCTGCCCCAGTTTCGATGTGCGAGGGCCAAAACATTCTTGTCGTATTATACAAAACAACTCTCGACAACGGATATCTCGACCTCGTATCGATGAAGAACCATCCGTTCCATTCGACAAATTGTGCAAATTTAAGGAGGTCGGGATTAAGACATTAAGATGTGGATTGAAAGGGTATAGGTTTAGGAGGGTTTAATTGGAAAGTGGACTAATTCCAATTCCCTCTTTACAAAGCAAAAAGTATTGACTTTAAGTGTAAccttttgataatttatgaaacttttttcaaatacaaacaaaaataataaagctAAAAGTATAtgcattttatatatatttattgctACTAAAATGtgtctaactttttttttctttccttttcatattttctttgatgattTCGAggtttaatttcaaaatctaagcacctttttatcttttcattcgGTTTTAGGAAAacgaaatataattttaaataatgtcgGGATCGAGTTTTAGTGAAAGATGTAAAAGATGAAGTATTTGAAGAATGGATCGTAAGGGTCGAGCATGATTTCAGAAAGGTAGAGAGTGTAACGTTCTTAATTTCATgctttagaaaatgaaatgatgataATCAATGCATTTTCAAcgtcaaattaaaaaaaataataataataaaaaaaaataaattatatcaaattattgACATTCAATTGGAGAAGGCAATGAATGTGAGAATCCACCCGTCCCCTGCCAAGATGtgtaatcaaataaattacaagatatggaaatagtaataaatgacataacaataaatgaaaagatatttgtgttataataaaatatcaaatataatatatatgttaaactataatttagtataacAAGTATCACGATATAAACTCACATAACAAATTGCGCTTAAGAGCTGCCTTGTGATTGATAGTGTCGTCGTTGTTGAAACCGTTTTAGCACCAAACGCAACACCACCACAACAACAGAGGACAAGACACTGAGAGCAATCCTCTTCAGAGTCCTCCGACTAGCATCAGTTCTTCGAGCCACTGCATTTTGTTCGACTCGAATCAACTCCAGCAACGAACCAAGAAGCGGCCACCATCAACGTCCTGTTCTAAACATGTCACAAATCATATGAAAAGGACGATCCAAGTATATATCACAcgttttctttaatttggaCTCGAAAAGAGAGGAATAAGGATAAATACGTCATCATGCTGGTAAATTAGGCTTCCAACttgttgatatatatatatatatatatataaggaatCAAAGAGAGTccaagcccaaacccaccgctagtagatattgtcttttttgggctttcccttccgggcttcccctcaagattttaaagcgtatgctaggaagaggtttcagcacccttgtaaagaatattttgNATTTTAAAgcgtatgctaggaagaggtttcagcacccttgtaaagaatattttgttttttacaattcaccccccttctgATATGGataatcaacccaagggaaagtatggaacggatNNNNNNNNNNNNNNNNNNNNNNNNNNNNNNNNNNNNNNNNNNNNNNNNNNNNNNNNNNNNNNNNNNNNNNNNNNNNNNNNNNNNNNNNNNNNNNNNNNNNNNNNNNNNNNNNNNNNNNNNNNNNNNNNNNNNNNNNNNNNNNNNNNNNNNNNNNNNNNNNNNNNNNNNNNNNNNNNNNNNNNNNNNNNNNNNNNNNNNNNNNNNNNNNNNNNNNNNNNNNNNNNNNNNNNNNNNNNNNNNNNNNNNNNNNNNNNNNNNNNNNNNNNNNNNNNNNNNNNNNNNNNNNNNNNNNNNNNNNNNNNNNNNNNNNNNNNNNNNNNNNNNNNNNNNNNNNNNNNNNNNNNNNNNNNNNNNNNNNNNNNNNNNNNNNNNNNNNNNNNNNNNNNNNNNNNNNNNNNNNNNNNNNNNNNNNNNNNNNNNNNNNNNNNNNNNNNNNNNNNNNNNNNNNNNNNNNNNNNNNNNNNNNNNNNNNNNNNNNNNNNNNNNNNNNNNNNNNNNNNNNNNNNNNNNNNNN is drawn from Cucurbita pepo subsp. pepo cultivar mu-cu-16 chromosome LG09, ASM280686v2, whole genome shotgun sequence and contains these coding sequences:
- the LOC111802396 gene encoding probable LRR receptor-like serine/threonine-protein kinase At4g20940 (The sequence of the model RefSeq protein was modified relative to this genomic sequence to represent the inferred CDS: added 49 bases not found in genome assembly), with translation MRAMWVLVLSLLLVSAMAQLPSQDILALLEFKKGIKHDPTGFVLSSWNEESIDFNGCPSSWNGIVCSNGSVAGVVLESLSLSADVDLSVFSNLTKLVKLSLSNNSISGKIPDNIGEFRSLEFFDVSNNLFSSSLPQGISKLTSLQNISLAGNNFSGTLDPIVGLRSIRSLDLSRNSFSGSLPTTLTKLMNLVYLNLSFNGFTKRIPKGFELISDLEVLDLHGNMLDGTLDVDFFLLSEVSYVDFSSNMLMSSDMEHGKFLPKLSDTIKYLNLSHNQLTGSLVTGGELSVFENLKTLDLSYNQLSGELPGFSFVYDLQILKLSNNRFSGAIPNNLLKGDASVLTELDLSGNNLSGPISMITSTTLRILNLSSNQLTRELPLLTGSCVVLDLSNNKFEGNLTRMIKWGNIEFLDLSRNLLNGPIPDASLQFLRLNFLNLSHNTLSSSLTSAITKYPKLRVLDLSSNQFDGPLLADLLTMPTLEELYLDNNLLRGTVKFSLPSPGRANLNVLDLSHNQLGGYFPDEFVSLTDLTLLNIAGNNFSGSLPTSMSDLSALISLDISQNHFTGPLPSNLSSNIRNFNVSFNDLSGLVPENLEAFPRSSFFPGNSRLILRNGPGSSDNPDVRTGRRRMNTIVKVIIIVSCVIALVIIILLAIFFHYICISRKNPPELATTKDVQRRSSLSSAGVGGTGTGSNLVVSAEDLVTSRKGSSSEIISPDEKLAAGTGFSPAKSSHFTWSPESGDSFTGENLGRLDVRSPDRLVGELHFLDDSISLTPEELSRAPAEVLGRSSHGTSYRATLESGMFLTVKWLREGVAKPRKEFAKEAKKFANIRHPNIVGLRGYYWGPTQHEKLILSDYISLGNLAVFLYDRPGRKRPLTWAQRLKIAVDIARGLNYLHFDRAVPHGNLKATNVLLDGADLNARIADYCLHRLMTNAGTVEQILDAGVLGYRAPELAASKKPQPSFKSDVYAFGVLLLELLTGRCAGDVISGEEGGVDLTDWVRLRVAEGRGSDCFDTILLSEMSNAVAEKGMKEVLGIALRCIRNVSERPGIKTIYEDLSSI